The following are from one region of the Phormidium sp. PBR-2020 genome:
- a CDS encoding phosphoribosylaminoimidazolesuccinocarboxamide synthase, with translation MSQSRQLYEGKAKILYSTDDPQILLSEFKDDATAFNAAKRGQITRKGEINCTISTRLFQKLEALGVPTHWIDSPSPSQMRVKAVEIIPLEVVVRNLAAGSLCRQTGLALGTPITPPLVEFFYKNDDLGDPLLTSDRLRLLNVATSEEIEQLREMALTINGHLQTIFGSCEITLVDFKLEFGKLADGSIVLADEISPDTCRLWDRLDEDAERRVLDKDRFRQDLGNVEDAYERVLARILERV, from the coding sequence ATGTCCCAATCGCGCCAACTTTACGAAGGTAAAGCCAAAATTCTCTACAGTACCGATGATCCACAAATTCTCCTGTCTGAATTTAAGGATGATGCAACAGCCTTCAACGCAGCGAAACGCGGCCAAATCACCCGCAAAGGAGAAATTAACTGTACGATCTCAACCCGGCTGTTTCAAAAACTCGAAGCCTTAGGGGTTCCTACCCATTGGATTGATAGCCCCAGCCCCAGCCAAATGCGCGTCAAAGCTGTGGAGATTATCCCGCTGGAAGTGGTAGTACGCAACCTCGCCGCTGGGAGTCTCTGCCGGCAAACTGGCTTGGCCTTGGGAACTCCCATCACCCCACCACTGGTGGAATTTTTCTACAAAAACGATGACCTGGGAGATCCACTGCTGACGAGCGATCGCCTGCGTTTATTGAATGTGGCGACATCCGAGGAAATTGAGCAACTGCGGGAGATGGCTCTAACCATCAATGGTCATCTGCAAACGATCTTCGGTTCCTGTGAGATTACCCTGGTCGATTTCAAATTGGAATTTGGGAAACTGGCCGATGGCAGTATTGTACTAGCAGACGAGATTAGCCCAGATACCTGTCGCCTTTGGGATCGCCTCGATGAGGATGCTGAGCGACGTGTCCTCGATAAAGACCGTTTTCGACAGGATCTCGGTAATGTTGAAGATGCTTACGAACGAGTTTTAGCGCGTATCCTAGAGCGTGTTTAA